The following proteins come from a genomic window of Nicotiana tomentosiformis chromosome 12, ASM39032v3, whole genome shotgun sequence:
- the LOC138902343 gene encoding uncharacterized protein, with amino-acid sequence MNDVRPGLLSSILYASSAHRVWEDLKERFDKVNGSRILYLHREVHTPTEGTMTVTDYFSRLRELWDEFDALMPCPVDQESQRNLTSITQVARVTEALESIALYSNKSVNNTGNYRSKRSQVQCEYCHYKGHTKENYYKLIGYPTEFKAKRKGISTGQYISYVGNAEVSGAERCNMTANMTPTANGSSSSVSKLTKELKYMVGFFPDFCVFQDLFSGQVKGIGKEEHGLYILQGVVGYISPFEMLYLHPPSLSHLKVFGCLCYATCPQVLDKFSPRAVPAIFLGYSSTHKGYLLYTLHSKIFIVNRNVVFQEDIYLFTHATSTKSPVYPILDFLSSTLSNITPSSSAPPATEVSIDTSSNQLYADSSKRVPHSTTSSEEAISMIPSVVDHLLDVTQNLPVLSQQDDEPLAEYRRSSRPSKPPLLL; translated from the exons ATGAATGATGTGAGACCAGGATTGTTGAGTAGTATATTGTATGCGTCTAGTGCTCATAGAGTTTGGGAGGATTTGAAAGAGAGATTTGATAAAGTAAATGGCTCGAGAATACTCTATTTGCATAGAGAAGTTCATACACCGACCGAAGGAACTATGACTGTAACTGACTACTTCTCAAGGCTTAGAGAGCTGTGGGATGAGTTTGATGCCCTCATGCCTTGTCCAG TAGATCAGGAGAGTCAAAGGAATCTTACAAGCATAACACAAGTTGCTCGGGTCACTGAAGCCTTAGAAAGTATTGCCCTGTATAGCAATAAGAGTGTGAACAATACTGGAAACTATAGGTCCAAAAGGAGTCAAGTTCAGTGTGAATATTGTCACTATAAGGGACATACAAAAGAAAATTATTACAAATTGATAGGATATCCTACTGAATTCAAAGCCAAAAGAAAAGGAATTAGTACAGGACAATATATCAGTTATGTAGGCAATGCAGAAGTTTCAGGTGCAGAGAGATGCAATATGACTGCCAACATGACTCCTACTGCCAATGGATCATCTAGTTCAG TCTCAAAACTCACTAAAGAGCTAAAGTATATGGTGGGATTCTTCCCTgacttttgcgtttttcaggACCTCTTCAGTGGTCAGGTGAAGGGGATTGGTAAAGAAGAACATGGACTATACATTCTGCAAGGAG TTGTTGGATACATATCACCATTTGAGATGCTATATTTGCACCCTCCTTCATTATCTCATCTCAAAGTCTTTGGATGCTTGTGCTATGCAACTTGTCCTCAAGTGCTGGATAAGTTCTCACCCAGAGCAGTACCTGCTATATTTCTAGGATATTCTTCCACTCATAAGGGTTATTTGTTGTATACTCTGcattcaaaaatatttattgtcaACAGGAATGTTGTCTTTCAAGAGGACATTTATCTCTTTACGCATGCCACATCTACTAAAAGTCCTGTATATCCTATCCTAGACTTTCTCTCTTCTACTCTAAGCAATATTACTCCCTCTTCTTCTGCACCACCAGCAACAGAGGTGTCTATTGACACCAGTTCAAATCAGTTGTATGCAGACTCCTCTAAGAGAGTTCCTCATTCTACAACAAGCTCAGAAGAAGCTATCTCTATGATCCCTTCTGTTGTTGATCACTTGCTTGATGTTACTCAAAATTTACCTGTGCTTTCTCAACAAGATGATGAGCCTCTTGCTGAATATAGAAGGTCTTCTAGACCAAGCAAGCCACCTCTGTTGTTGTAA